A single region of the Thunnus maccoyii chromosome 10, fThuMac1.1, whole genome shotgun sequence genome encodes:
- the LOC121906231 gene encoding antizyme inhibitor 1-like — MKGIVDEPQYSVGLLEGGTALCDVIDSHIYEQTLSEKNAFFVADLGVIMRQHVRWRTHMAQIRPFYPVRCNSSPAVIEVLAALGTGFICTNKFELELVQSHGIPSEDIIYSGVCKQVSQIKYAAKNGIDLLVCDNEAELRKISRCHPNAKLLLQVSTEASNQDDEMSMAFGCTLKDCRHLLESAKELGVQVVGVRSLISSPCEDDHVYVHAISDARCVFDMGEEIGFNMKILDIGGGFSGSETQLELINSAVMSMVDLYFPPSTGVSIIAEPGGYFVSSAFTLATNIISKEVVARDRQDQEHDDPSPDDEPEFQYFMNEGVYGSFASKLAETLIAAPSVHKNTALDAPMFSSSLWGPSGDDLDQVVEHCLLPELNIGDWLMFSHAGAYSLGQPLCTSTDSPTPPVYYVISSRDWFEMQDTGVTQEATLKNFSLVPYFLNSCQTEAALSVPA, encoded by the exons ATGAAAGGAATTGTTGATGAACCACAGTATTCTGTTGGCCTTCTGGAGGGAGGCACGGCCCTGTGTGATGTGATTGACAGTCACATTTATGAACAAACTCTG TCTGAGAAGAATGCATTCTTTGTAGCAGACCTGGGAGTTATAATGAGGCAGCATGTTCGCTGGCGAACCCACATGGCCCAAATTAGACCCTTCTATCCTGTCAGATGCAACAGCAGTCCAGCTGTCATTGAAGTTCTCGCTGCCCTTGGCACTGGATTCATATGCACCAACAAG TTTGAACTTGAGTTGGTGCAGAGCCACGGTATTCCCTCTGAAGACATCATCTACAGTGGTGTTTGCAAACAGGTCTCCCAGATTAAATACGCTGCTAAGAACGGCATTGACCTCCTGGTGTGTGATAATGAAGCAGAGCTACGCAAGATTTCTCGCTGCCACCCCAATGCCAA gctgctgctgcaggtttcAACAGAAGCATCTAACCAGGATGACGAGATGAGCATGGCATTTGGCTGTACCCTCAAAGACTGCAGGCATCTGCTGGAGAGTGCTAAGGAGCTGGGTGTGCAGGTGGTGGGAGTCAG GTCTCTAATTTCCAGCCCTTGTGAGGATGACCACGTATATGTTCATGCCATCTCTGATGCTCGTTGTGTCTTTGATATGGGA GAGGAAATTGGCTTCAATATGAAAATCCTGGACATTGGAGGCGGCTTCAGCGGCTCTGAGACCCAGCTGGAATTG ATCAATAGTGCAGTTATGTCTATGGTGGACCTATACTTCCCTCCTTCTACTGGAGTTTCCATCATTGCTGAACCTGGTGGCTACTTTGTGTCCTCTGCTTTCACCCTGGCGACCAACATCATCTCCAAGGAGGTGGTGGCACGCGATCGCCAGGACCAGGAACACG ATGATCCATCTCCTGATGATGAGCCAGAGTTTCAGTACTTCATGAATGAGGGAGTGTATGGATCGTTTGCCAGCAAACTTGCTGAAACACTGATTGCTGCTCCATCTGTTCACAAG AATACCGCACTAGATGCTCCCATGTTCAGCAGCAGCCTGTGGGGTCCCTCTGGTGATGACCTGGACCAGGTCGTGGAGCACTGTCTGTTGCCTGAGCTCAACATTGGAGACTGGCTCATGTTCTCCCATGCAGGGGCCTACAGTCTGGGTCAGCCACTCTGCACCTCCACTGACTCACCCACACCGCCTGTATACTATGTCATCTCCTCTAGAGACTG GTTTGAGATGCAGGACACTGGTGTCACCCAGGAGGCTACACTGAAGAACTTCTCATTGGTCCCTTATTTCCTCAATTCCTGCCAAACAGAGGCTGCACTCTCTGTCCCAGCTTAG